The Mytilus edulis chromosome 12, xbMytEdul2.2, whole genome shotgun sequence genome contains a region encoding:
- the LOC139497684 gene encoding uncharacterized protein, giving the protein MDLSDKHLSLQFYNHVCDIIGSPDVVKTRRKIFTLIDWSDLKPCGISSGSKAEGLDLNGSDYDAMYNFSLVRVYESLNDVQSDSDQIILQMDTNDTKPGFTKLKLVSNYIDSLQHWCESSGEETYISSKLFREDDLPDKMVIHGPCQSSLTGNFDCAKCFRCKEWITLAQPWIHRSRTTWPHYTLVISAIQYGVLFVPIGCKNSPNENLEWRVSFSVTEKMLIHSFPHTQLLCYALMKIILKDIIKLKHGDLLCSYFLKTIMFWLSEEINPSEWKPVNMIPCFLKCMRRLIYCVEQKTCLHYFIPENNLFEDRFIGNAHKALLDTLRFVFRSPCTSLFTTETFLNYRLQSVNSHGMDLSASALSCFFHTNVANYDSCSIYSKFKHFGKSYNIIFGKDMCAYILSVCSRETVQSSDLFNLTIKNKTFYKQYKRIFGLFKISLQSDAVSSWLFLASLLYKCKRFLECIDIIKYCLSSCTPDKILLHFNNNLTEQTKFKNFTQRFGLLITWKYLIINPLMFRSPFSLLPNKLRPLIESDRIDFPPVVYSYVLLFLCYHHIRDFRGKISALWDLELTVKERYLVFPGARMLKTANKCLHIAKALT; this is encoded by the coding sequence ATGGATTTATCTGACAAGCATCTGTCGCTTCAGTTTTATAATCACGTATGTGACATAATTGGTTCTCCTGACGTTGTCAAGacaagaagaaaaatatttaccTTGATTGACTGGTCCGATTTGAAACCTTGTGGAATAAGTAGTGGTAGTAAAGCCGAAGGTTTGGATCTCAACGGTAGCGATTATGACGCAATGTATAACTTTTCCCTTGTTCGTGTGTATGAAAGTTTAAATGATGTGCAGTCTGATTCAGATCAAATTATATTACAGATGGATACAAATGATACTAAACCTGGATTTACAAAACTTAAGTTAGTTAGCAATTATATTGATTCATTACAACACTGGTGTGAATCTTCGGGAGAAGAAACGTACATCTCAAGTAAGCTTTTTCGAGAAGACGACTTACCTGATAAAATGGTTATTCATGGTCCATGTCAATCTTCACTTACAGGGAATTTTGATTGTGCAAAATGTTTTAGATGTAAAGAATGGATCACACTAGCTCAACCATGGATTCACAGGTCACGTACAACATGGCCCCACTACACACTAGTTATTTCAGCTATACAATATGGCGTTTTATTTGTTCCTATTGGATGTAAAAACTCTCCAAATGAAAACTTAGAATGGCGCGTATCGTTTTCCGTAACCGAAAAGATGTTGATTCATTCTTTTCCCCATACTCAGTTATTATGTTATGCATTAATGAAAATTATTCTAAAAGACATCATCAAACTAAAACATGGTGATCTACTCTGCTCCTATTTCCTTAAAACGATAATGTTCTGGTTAAGTGAGGAGATAAATCCATCAGAATGGAAACCTGTGAATATGATTCCTTGTTTCTTGAAATGTATGAGAAGACTTATTTATTGTGTTGAACAAAAAACATGTCTTCATTACTTTATCCCTGAAAACAATCTGTTTGAAGACAGATTTATTGGAAATGCTCATAAGGCATTACTGGATACATTACGATTTGTTTTTAGATCACCATGTACTTCTTTATTTACAACTGAAACTTTTCTGAATTACAGATTACAATCAGTAAATTCGCATGGGATGGACCTATCGGCGTCGGCattatcatgtttttttcatACCAATGTAGCTAATTATGATTCTTGTTCAATTTACAGTAAGTTTAAACATTTTGGAAAAAGCTATAATATTATTTTTGGAAAGGACATGTGTGCGTACATACTAAGTGTATGTTCCAGGGAAACTGTACAATCTTCTGATTTGTTTAACCTGACaatcaaaaacaaaactttttataAACAATACAAGAGAATATTTGGTCTTTTCAAGATAAGTTTACAGTCAGATGCTGTATCCTCGTGGTTATTTTTAGCATCTTTATTGTACAAGTGTAAACGATTTCTAGAATGTATCGATATTATCAAATACTGTTTATCCAGTTGTACCCCAGATAAGAtacttttacattttaacaacaaTTTGACAGAACAGACTAAATTTAAGAACTTTACACAAAGATTTGGTTTACTGATTACTTGGAAATATTTGATAATTAATCCTTTGATGTTTAGGAGTCCGTTTTCTCTATTACCAAATAAACTGAGACCGTTGATTGAAAGTGACCGTATTGATTTCCCCCCTGTTGTTTACtcttatgttttattatttttgtgcTATCATCACATAAGAGATTTCAGGGGAAAGATTAGCGCACTGTGGGATCTTGAACTAACAGTAAAAGAAAGATACTTGGTGTTTCCAGGTGCTAGAATGTTAAAAACAGCAAACAAATGTCTCCATATAGCCAAGGCATTAACATGA